One genomic segment of Belonocnema kinseyi isolate 2016_QV_RU_SX_M_011 chromosome 2, B_treatae_v1, whole genome shotgun sequence includes these proteins:
- the LOC117168119 gene encoding glucose-fructose oxidoreductase domain-containing protein 1, giving the protein MLPGIGVFGTGSIVKIIIPFLREKGFKIEAIWGRTIAEASEVATELEIPFHTSRIDDVLLRRDVDLIFIMCSPSLHAQIAVKALGIGKHVVCDKPAGLSQGEALKMVRAAQYYPSLISIVNHSLRFLPAFIQMKKALEDGFLGGPVTVIDIRVQMGSLLHEGYDWLCDDTMGGGILALVGSHVIDLVHHLTGQRASRVHAVVRTFTRTTKNITGIRHVTAPDFCSFQMELNGGTLVTATLSNHLQGQISQEILVCGPGGHLVVRGGDLHGCREDQEEVLYLDVENLQESCSSVADFIPRPYVKGLRKMIGALREAFMPVEDKRGWIKEPVFSAATFEDGLYVQAVIDALRQSSKRREWRKVVILTEEPDPNPLLSAAVRATAISI; this is encoded by the exons aTGTTGCCTGGAATTGGAGTGTTTGGCACTGGAAGTATTGTCAAGATTATAATTCCTTTCTTGAGAGAAAAGGGATTCAAAATCGAAGCAATATGGGGAAGAACAATTGCGGAAGCTTCAGAGGTAGCAACGGAGCTGGAAATCCCTTTTCACACGAGTCGAATCGACGACGTTCTCTTGAGAAGGGATGTGGATTTAATTTTCATCATGTGTTCGCCGAGTTTACATGCTCAGATTGCTGTAAAAGCCTTAGGAATCGGCAAACATGTAGTTTGCGACAAACCAGCTGGTCTGAGTCAGGGCGAAGCTCTCAAAATGGTTCGAGCAGCTCAGTATTATCCTTCTTTGATTAGTATTGTCAACCACAGTTTGAGGTTTCTTCCTGCTTTTATACAAATGAAGAAGGCTCTTGAAGATGGTTTTCTTGGCGGACCTGTAACCGTTATCGACATTAGAGTACAAATGGGGAGCTTATTACACGAAG GTTACGATTGGTTGTGCGATGACACCATGGGAGGAGGAATCCTCGCTCTCGTGGGAAGTCATGTGATTGACCTGGTACACCACCTCACAGGACAACGAGCTTCTCGAGTTCACGCAGTAGTTCGAACCTTCACTAGAACGACAAAAAACATAACTGGAATTCGTCATGTCACCGCTCCGGATTTCTGCAGCTTCCAAATGGAATTAAATGGAGGTACTCTCGTCACAGCGACTCTCAGTAATCATCTTCAGGGTCAAATTTCCCAAGAGATATTAGTTTGTGGACCTGGAGGTCATCTCGTTGTGAGAGGAGGCGATTTACATGGATGCCGTGAAGACCAGGAAGAAGTGTTGTACTTGGACGTCGAAAATCTTCAAGAATCTTGTTCCTCCGTTGCTGATTTTATACCACGTCCCTACGTCAAAGGTCTTAGAAAAATGATCGGTGCCTTAAGAGAAGCTTTCATGCCTGTCGAGGACAAGAGAGGATGGATCAAGGAACCGGTTTTCTCAGCAGCAACCTTTGAAGATGGCCTTTACGTCCAGGCCGTTATTGACGCCTTACGACAAAGCAGCAAACGACGGGAGTGGAGGAAAGTTGTTATTTTAACCGAAGAACCTGACCCTAATCCACTTCTAAGTGCTGCTGTCAGAGCTACagctatttcaatttaa
- the LOC117168475 gene encoding serine/arginine repetitive matrix protein 2-like has product MSDSGSDSSSSEEFDEGRRSATPDTVASQSPRRSPHSYHARSPASPSSGRGSKSPRSAAPSIKSPGSPKSVRSPSNSPRSSRSSHKSRSPSPKTYRFNESAESPKSNRSSPQRRSNHSSPERRSNPSSPERRSNHSSPDRRSNHSSPDRRSNHSSTDRKSNHSSPRRSDDSSPDRRSNHSSPQRRSNHSSPQRKSNHSSPRRRSNHSSPQRRSNHSSPQRRSNHSSPRTRSNRSSPHARSNPSSPHAASNRSSVTQPGSNNSSPRPRSNRSSPQSPDNCRFERLGPMSPKSPPTGHASPKSYAAGPTSPSYCPKSPADHGHSRHHSPRSPRSPQSPRSPRSPSPRSRRSSAQSPISGRSSPKSPKSSRDIRKKQRSPPHSPDEKRNSYNDLDGEQISDGDMDDVSQSAQKSKTAPITHGEDLSDVSDLESMDDDAERERDQKKKTEEKVEEVQNIAEKKEREEKIAPVSLAEENEQLDFEADGQWKDEREDGEAEPAPVKEPKELKDKEPKDKDKDKAKDKESAEVKDKEDGEEDGEKVESELEEGELSDGDEARPEETEPRPVCRFYNRGQCTWGVSCRFLHPGVTDKGNYTMFDMVRPMAYPPHAAPPHEFRPHIERPSLMRPLPGFSAPPHAPKVEELASESAWERGLRHAKEMMRKANKRKESDMDFEEKKMNLSLGQEELDREAGYYVRPASPEPPIERWPPREVAPPPRVARAPAPRITPDHYVDEPEGYYPPAPHEYYRRVHYKSESRNAVEYRERYDYHAIPPRGAPHSSSPPPPHSRERGERDRERDREREREYYEKYEKKHKRPSREVIVERIPSSKTWREEEPPPAERGRGDEWADPWMRRKSPGSVRRNHPASRRSRRQSYSSGSSYSSSSSSRSSSHSSYTSYESPSRSRSPSPPSRSRASAKSKAPTTPPTALAPPLRGAMLMNPPAPSPRGAKGSISPTGTLHRRAGLNPPAPSPLTTHPRHHDKARDKAALAAAAVAKVIKSHSRSRSSHSSSGSDSSGSSSDSSESSYSSSSSETRRKKGTTPPVRKDSKALDALKVSGAKQQIKLTLKQPAHSATLVKKVDRSATIAGKKRTADSPPLGDSKASVAAAAAKAAKKASSRREELLKQLKAVEDAIARKRSKV; this is encoded by the exons ATGTCGGACTCTGGTTCAGACAGTTCTTCCAGCGAGGAATTTGACGAAGGTCGTAGAAGTGCTACGCCTGATACAGTGGCGTCTCAATCTCCACGTCGTTCACCGCACTCTTACCATGCACGATCCCCAGCTTCACCATCATCTGGTCGTGGATCCAAATCTCCAAGGTCAGCAGCACCTTCCATAAAGTCACCTGGATCGCCAAAATCCGTTAGATCCCCAAGCAACTCTCCCAGGTCTAGTAGAAGTTCCCATAAGTCTCGCTCACCATCTCCAAAGACATATCGATTCAATGAAAGTGCAGAGTCGCCCAAGTCGAATCGCAGCTCCCCTCAACGAAGGTCGAACCATAGTTCTCCTGAAAGAAGATCAAACCCAAGTTCTCCTGAAAGAAGGTCGAACCATAGTTCTCCTGACAGAAGGTCGAACCATAGTTCTCCTGACAGAAGGTCGAACCATAGTTCTACTGACAGAAAGTCGAACCATAGTTCTCCAAGAAGGTCGGACGACAGTTCTCCTGATAGAAGGTCGAATCATAGTTCTCCTCAACGAAGGTCAAACCATAGTTCTCCTCAAAGAAAGTCAAACCATAGTTCTCCTCGAAGAAGGTCAAACCATAGCTCTCCTCAAAGAAGGTCAAACCATAGCTCTCCTCAAAGAAGGTCGAACCATAGTTCTCCACGGACGAGATCTAATCGCAGTTCTCCGCATGCGAGGTCCAATCCAAGCTCCCCTCATGCTGCATCGAACCGCAGCTCTGTAACGCAACCAGGGTCAAATAACAGTTCTCCAAGACCAAGATCTAATCGCAGCTCTCCTCAATCTCCAGATAATTGCAGATTCGAGCGTTTGGGTCCCATGTCACCCAAGTCTCCTCCAACAGGTCACGCATCTCCAAAATCTTATGCTGCTGGTCCAACTTCACCAAGTTATTGTCCAAAGTCGCCAGCAGATCACGGTCACTCGAGACATCATTCGCCAAGGTCTCCAAGATCACCACAATCTCCGAGGTCGCCGAGGTCTCCATCACCGAGGTCAAGACGCAGCTCTGCACAGTCTCCTATTTCTGGAAGAAGCTCTCCAAAGTCGCCAAAATCTTCAAGGGATATTAGGAAAAAGCAGCGCTCGCCGCCACATTCTCCAGATGAAAAGAGAAATTCTTACAATGATTTGGATGGAGAACAAATCTCTGATGGAGATATGGACGATGTGTCTCAGTCGGCACAAAAATCAAAAACTGCGCCCATTACACATGGGGAGGATTTATCTGATGTTTCAGACTTGGAAAGCATGGATGATGATGCGGAACGAGAGAGAGATCAGAAAAAGAAAACTGAGGAGAAGGTTGAAGAGGTGCAGAATATTGCCGAGAAGAAAGAGAGGGAGGAAAAAATCGCGCCTGTGAGTCTCGCTGAGGAAAACGAACAACTAGATTTTGAAGCTGATGGACAGTGGAAAGACGAACGGGAAGATg GAGAAGCAGAACCAGCGCCAGTTAAAGAACCGAAGGAATTAAAAGACAAAGAGCCAAAGGACAAGGACAAAGATAAAGCTAAGGATAAAGAATCTGCAGAAGTGAAGGACAAGGAAGATGGTGAGGAGGATGGAGAGAAGGTAGAGTCTGAGTTGGAAGAAGGAGAGCTCAGTGACGGGGACGAGGCTCGTCCTGAAGAGACAGAACCGCGACCAGTGTGTCGATTTTACAATCGCGGTCAGTGCACTTGGGGTGTAAGCTGCAGATTTTTGCATCCTGGAGTTACTGACAAGGGTAACTACACCATGTTCGACATGGTCCGGCCCATGGCTTATCCTCCACATGCTGCTCCTCCACATGAGTTCAGGCCCCATATCGAACGACCAAGTTTGATGCGACCACTTCCAGGATTTTCGGCTCCACCACATGCTCCTAAAGTGGAGGAGCTTGCTTCTGAATCCGCCTGGGAACGTGGATTGCGTCATGCCAAAGAA atgatGAGAAAGGCCAACAAACGTAAAGAATCAGATATGGATTTTGAGGAGAAAAAAATGAACCTGAGCTTAGGTCAGGAAGAATTAGACAGAGAAGCTGGATATTATGTGAGACCAGCAAGTCCTGAACCTCCGATTGAGAGATGGCCTCCAAGAGAAGTTGCTCCTCCTCCTCGTGTTGCTCGAGCGCCGGCGCCGAGAATTACTCCAGATCATTATGTGGATGAACCTGAAGGATATTATCCTCCAGCACCTCATGAATATTACAG ACGAGTCCACTACAAGTCAGAAAGCAGAAACGCAGTGGAATACAGAGAGCGATACGATTATCACGCTATTCCACCACGTGGAGCTCCGCACTCTTCTTCACCACCACCACCTCACTCTCGAGAACGTGGTGAGCGGGACAGAGAACGCGATCGTGAGAGGGAACGAGAATACTACGAAAAGTACGAAAAGAAACACAAAAGACCTTCGAGGGAGGTGATTGTAGAGCGAATTCCATCCTCCAAGACCTGGAGGGAAGAGGAACCTCCGCCTGCAGAAAGAGGACGTGGAGACGAGTGGGCTGATCCCTGGATGCGCCGAAAATCACCCGGATCGGTTCGTAGAAACCACCCCGCTTCAAGAAGATCTCGAAGACAGTCGTACTCTTCTGGATCATCTTATTCGTCAAGCAG ctCTAGCCGTAGTTCGAGCCACTCTAGCTACACTTCTTATGAATCCCCATCCAGGTCCCGTTCTCCATCCCCTCCCTCTAGGTCCCGAGCTAGCGCTAAATCAAAAGCTCCAACCACACCTCCAACTGCCCTCGCACCACCTTTGCGTGGTGCGATGCTCATGAACCCACCCGCTCCTTCTCCCCGTGGAGCCAAGGGATCCATTTCGCCAACTGGGACTCTTCATCGACGAGCCGGACTCAATCCCCCCGCACCCAGTCCATTGACAACTCATCCGAGGCATCATGATAAAGCCAGGGACAAGGCAGCTCTTGCAGCTGCTGCTGTCGCAAAAGTCATCAAGAGTCACTCTCGATCGAG GTCATCTCACAGTAGTTCAGGCTCGGACAGCAGTGGCAGTAGCAGTGATTCTAGTGAATCAAGCTACTCATCCTCATCGAGCGAAACTAGAAGGAAGAAGGGAACAACTCCGCCAGTGCGCAAAGATTCGAAAGCCCTTGACGCCCTTAAAGTAAGTGGCGCAAAACAGCAGATAAAATTGACCTTGAAACAACCTGCACATAGCGCAACACTCGTGAAGAAAGTCGATCGAAGTGCTACGATCGCTGGAAAGAAAAGGACTGCGGATTCGCCACCTCTTGGTGACAGCAAAGCCAGTGTCGCCGCAGCTGCTGCCAAAGCCGCGAAGAAGGCCAGTTCTCGTCGCGAGGAGCTCTTGAAACAACTCAAAGCTGTGGAAGATGCCATTGCTCGAAAGCgatcaaaagtttaa